From the Verrucomicrobiales bacterium genome, one window contains:
- a CDS encoding GNAT family N-acetyltransferase: MSDPAWDAFLEGEWMGHHEQTSLWAQAKSRVAPWRPARLLFERDGTIVAGAQVLLRSAGRLGRIGYLPKGPVGPLEDPAWQRRLASSLANLGRELGLSYLVLDLPAEANRLTDELDRVGFRRHPDSLPPANLMGATTVLDLALDRETLFARLRATLRNYVRSGVRSGLRFREGGRADLDLFFSMLSALCQRRGVSPNPPQPRFYQELWDAFSPRGSARLFFVEHEGEPIAGLFGLMMGRAFRAWRVGWSGRHGKLHPNEVLWWRTIEWAQDHGCCTFDFLGVERASAEAFLAGRPLPKSNTSGMSLFKLGFGGQAIVLPEARSMAYHPVLRTFLAVGGGTFLDSPLGQRMFRPLLAKVQG, translated from the coding sequence ATGAGTGATCCTGCCTGGGATGCCTTCCTGGAGGGTGAGTGGATGGGGCATCATGAGCAAACCTCGCTTTGGGCCCAGGCCAAAAGCCGGGTAGCGCCGTGGAGGCCGGCGCGGCTTTTGTTCGAGCGTGATGGGACCATCGTGGCGGGTGCTCAAGTTCTTCTGAGGTCGGCCGGCCGGTTGGGAAGGATTGGCTATCTGCCCAAAGGTCCAGTCGGACCCCTTGAGGATCCCGCCTGGCAGCGGCGCCTCGCTAGTTCCCTGGCCAATCTGGGAAGGGAATTGGGCTTAAGTTATCTGGTGCTCGACCTCCCGGCCGAGGCGAACCGGCTGACCGATGAGCTGGACCGTGTCGGGTTTCGTCGACATCCGGACAGCCTGCCTCCCGCGAACCTTATGGGAGCCACGACGGTTCTGGACCTGGCCTTGGATCGCGAAACGCTCTTCGCGCGTCTCCGTGCAACCCTGAGGAACTACGTGCGATCGGGAGTCCGGTCCGGGCTGCGGTTTCGCGAAGGGGGTCGCGCTGATCTGGATCTGTTTTTCTCGATGCTGAGCGCTCTCTGCCAGCGAAGAGGCGTTTCACCCAACCCGCCTCAGCCCAGGTTCTACCAAGAACTCTGGGATGCATTCAGCCCGCGCGGCAGCGCACGTCTTTTTTTTGTGGAACACGAAGGGGAGCCTATAGCGGGTTTGTTTGGGCTGATGATGGGTAGGGCTTTTCGCGCCTGGCGAGTCGGGTGGTCCGGTCGGCACGGCAAGCTGCATCCCAATGAGGTTCTTTGGTGGCGGACGATCGAGTGGGCGCAGGACCACGGCTGCTGCACGTTCGACTTCTTGGGGGTGGAGCGGGCGAGTGCTGAAGCGTTTCTGGCCGGTCGTCCTCTGCCAAAATCGAACACCTCCGGCATGTCGCTCTTCAAACTTGGTTTTGGGGGGCAAGCTATTGTCCTTCCCGAGGCGCGGTCCATGGCCTATCACCCCGTTCTCCGCACCTTTTTGGCGGTGGGTGGAGGCACCTTCCTGGACTCCCCGCTGGGCCAAAGGATGTTTCGTCCGCTTCTGGCCAAGGTGCAGGGCTAG